From one Mytilus edulis chromosome 1, xbMytEdul2.2, whole genome shotgun sequence genomic stretch:
- the LOC139522810 gene encoding uncharacterized protein codes for MAFRNTIQTESTQYSPYYLVFGREPRNPIDIALIPESTKGLSKDAESALKLIVDNLTLARKIAKTNIEAAQQKYKTQHDKNVEEPTFFILDKVWLYCTRTPVGLSPKLQRKWTGPYYISEHIGEYTYRLCKASDDKILKAPVHANRLKKFLDPKNRPTNPPDEVDEDHDLNPEELMDMPEILDRVNDTINNHTQNHVGKNNQNDPTQLHKDKQPSQNPNPQQDIYDVERILKCRKRGNIKQYLIKWRGYSTSQNSWEPSNNIHNDLIQHFHAQSQSKNKRKRHG; via the coding sequence ATGGCTTTCCGAAACACAATACAAACCGAGTCAACACAATATAGTCCATATTATTTGGTCTTTGGAAGGGAACCTCGAAATCCTATCGACATCGCACTAATCCCAGAATCTACAAAAGGATTGAGCAAAGATGCAGAGTCAGCCCTAAAATTGATTGTCGATAATTTAACCCTTGCCAGAAAAATTGCGAAGACGAATATTGAAGCtgcacaacaaaagtacaaaactcAACACGACAAAAACGTAGAGGAACCCACGTTTTTCATATTAGACAAAGTATGGCTTTACTGTACCCGGACTCCAGTTGGTTTGTCTCCCAAACTCCAACGAAAATGGACTGGACCATATTACATATCAGAACACATAGGCGAATATACTTACCGTTTGTGCAAAGCTTCTGACGATAAAATATTGAAGGCTCCAGTGCACGCAAATCGATTGAAGAAATTTCTCGACCCCAAGAATCGCCCCACAAACCCACCCGATGAAGTAGATGAGGATCACGACCTAAATCCAGAGGAACTCATGGACATGCCTGAAATCCTTGACAGAGTCAATGACACAATCAATAACCACACACAAAATCATGTAgggaaaaataatcaaaatgatcCAACACAATTACACAAAGATAAGCAACCGTCACAAAATCCAAACCCTCAACAGGACATATATGATGTCGAAAGAATACTTAAGTGTAGAAAACGAGGCAACATTAAGCAATACCTTATTAAATGGCGAGGTTATAGTACTTCACAAAATTCATGGGAACCATCAAACAACATACACAATGATTTAATCCAACACTTTCATGCTCAGAGTCAAAGTAAAAATAAGCGAAAACGACACGGATAA